The Calypte anna isolate BGI_N300 chromosome 1, bCalAnn1_v1.p, whole genome shotgun sequence region ACAAGAAAAAGTGCTATGTGCTTTGCAGTTTTGGACAGCTGCCCAGGTAGCTACACAAACTTCTCATACAACAACTAAACCCTGAAGGAATCTGAGATGTACTTCAAGTCTTTTACACGACCAAGCATGCCAGACCTTCAGAGCTGAAGGTCTTAGTATGCATTACACAGAGCTCACAACTACTATGAGTGACAGCATTGCAGTGGAAGATGTAGTAGCAACAAGAAATCCAAAGTTTCCTTAACAAAAAGATGGCACCAATTTGCTAGCTAAAAAGCTTTCACTCCTACGGATcaggaaaaaatagtattaCAACACTGTGGAACAGCACTGTTTTTATTGTTAAACTTTCTCATAACACACACCCTCAGATGCACTCAGGGCTTGTTATGGGATGGCTGAGGCACTACAGAGGTAAATGAGGGCACTGGCACACAGTGGGTTTTGCAGTCTAAAATCCCAAGCTAGCAGATGCTTGTCTTCATGCACTCTGTGTAGTTCCAAATGATTTattcacaactttttttttttttatcccagcATCAAGGCTTAAGAAAATGAACAGGGTGAGGAGTGATGGAAACAGTCAATCAAACATATAATGGCATACCTGCACACTGCAATTTTACTGTTTAAAGTGTGTAATGAAGGTTCCTGACTGACTTGCCACAGGGCATTATTTGCTTTTGTGAAGAAGATGTGTCAACAACAGGTCTTGAGAAGACATGACACTTGTTTGTTTAGCTCTTGCACAGACCGTTGATTTCTGCTAACTCCAGAACATGCTTTAGTTACAGTATAAGTTATAATAAATCATTAATTATAGCTTATGACAAATATCCCACTGGGGAAAATTCTGGTTGCAGATGATCAGGTTCATCTACATCCCAAAGCTAAAAAACAGGTTTCAAAAGCATGTAGGTGATCTGGTAAGGCACAAGGGAGTCATGCCCATGCTGTGTAATTAGCAATACTgcaatgattaaaaataatttttaaaaatctatgcCACGGATAAAAATATTCCACAAAATATTAAGTCAAAATCTGTTCCACATTATTTATGTATATAGACAGGACTTACAGTATTGTATTCCCCTTCAATTATTGTATCCTCCTTTGTGGACTTGGCTACAACTTTCAATATTCCAGGAGATCCTTCCGCAACTTGCTTGACCTAAaacattaaagagaaaaaaaaaaggttagttTCAAAAAAAGTTATGCAAATGTATCTTTGTCCCACCACATATCTTACcattaaaaataagtgtttaGCTATAACCTAAAATTCAAGCATTCGTTCTAAAGGTATTTTCACCCTTCTCTAGAATTATAATTACTTtcacatttaaacattttggGATATCTCCATGCACTTATTCTTATGAACAAGACAGTAaggctttgtttctgtttacaAAAGTTCATTGAAAGCTAAGTTCTTGCCAAAGACCACATCACCTGCTACtaggggggaggaggaagggtgtagtgaaatgaggcaaccaggtgccactaattgccagggagtgggcatgagcttgtgttaagcccacctgtgcctgattagggcaggccccaactgcacatgagcaggattagggggccaataaaaggtgagctcATCGCCGTCAGGGTGGGGTTTGAGTGGTGCAGCTGGCTAAGCACGTAGCGACacaacccgagcaatgctgagggccgtgggtttgagactcctcaaagcctcaccctgatggcgatgagctctagtggagcaataaaggtagtgcagtgctgaaagcagcacttaaagccaagcatgccgagattcTGAGTTCCAGTGGGAGCTGAgtttgtgagtttgagccttaccttttattggccccctaatcctgctcatgcacagttggggcccaccctaatcaggcacaggtgggcttaacacaagctcatgcccactccctggtaattagtggcacctggttgcctcatttcactacagaaggGAACTCTTCAAAACCTGGAAACAGCATCATTTTCTTCAGCCACACCTTGAGAACAATTGTGATTCCCATCCATGGGAAGCCCCAGTCACAGCCCAGCCATTTACAGGCTTTTGCCCTGTTTGAATGGTCTCATAATAGTATCATAAAGCTGTCATGGCCTtgcaggagagggcagcagctggCTCTAAATGGCTGAAAAAACACCAgcagcttaagaaaaaaactcttcagGGTTGCCTAGAGTCAGCACAAATAAATATTCCCAGTTTTAGCTATGGATACAGCTGTGTGCTCTTGCTCAAGTAATGCAGCAGATTACTGCCTATTCCAGCAAAAGATAAATCTTCTTGCAACAGTGCTTTTtgttcagagaaataaaaaataaaggtttatttaaaacaaaacaaaaatccaagtACTTCCCCTTccacatcccttccctccatataccagaaaaataaagcagaaagaggGATAACactgggggttttttcccaaacaCCACATTTTCCTCTGATAATACATCAACTAAACAAGCAAATGGACTTTGAAGCTACATAGGTAGATTCCCTTTTGCCCTCACTAATCTTCACTGGACTGAGAGGAAAGGGTTGGGTATCCTCAAGTTACAGTCCTTTCCTTACCCTcccaagaaaagcaaagccacCCAGATTCTTCCCAAGGCTGGCTTGGGAATACAAGAGACAAGTACATGTGATGCTCTTCATCCTGGGAAACTTTTAGTGTTCATTCTACAgcagaaaaagttgttttcaaCAGACGCCCTAGCTCCCACTTCTTATTAagtatttgaaaacagaaaaagaaaaatttctgatgaagttctcttttaattaaaagaaacccCTAGACCTTCTTTGCCATCTTACTACCTTCAAGGGATCACTGTATTAAAACTCTACTATTAAAAGAAAGTATTATTTATAAGaattcattttctgtcttcacaCGTCCCAATGAAGGGTTTTGATATGCAAAACATACATAAATTCCAAACCAGTGTttgaaagagatgagaaaacCTAATAAAAACATACCTGGCAATTTAATTTCTCAACTAAAAACAGAGGCAGTGGCAATATGCTAggttaatgaaatattttattcccaTTGAAATCAAAGATATGTAGTGAAGGGGCAGGGTAAAACACACAGAAGTGCATTTTGTGGCTAGAGTGATGGTCTCCTTTTTGCAGGATATATTTGGAGAAGGCCACTCACTAATTATTTGAAATGATCTGTTTCTTTTAAGATCACCTTCCTTTCACAgttcccagaagaaaaaacaaagtctgaaaaaaaaaagctagataTTCATCCCTGCTTTTCATACAACATGGGATTTCTACAGTGCAAACAAGCATAAAAAGCAAAGTTCCTTGAAATATCCCACTTTGACTCTCACACTTTGAGATGGTCAGATCCACAACGTGGCAACTGGCAAGGGAATTTTTTAAGCTGCTCTTGATATTGCCAAGGGAGAAAGTGAAGAGTTGTCactcaatttaattttttaatcccCTAAGTGTTAAACTCAATAACATGCTGACTTAATGCCAAATTGGAAACTGCTAATACATTATCTCCTATTTCATAATAATTAAGCACCAAttattgtgaaaaaaacattaagaaaaatactctTAGCACTCTCTGAAGTCTTTGCTAGGTCAATTTTACATTAGAAAAGCTCCAGAGCTTATCTAATCTGCTTTTCAACCTGAATTTGCCTGTACATGTACATAAGTAGCAGCACCAGTGCTCCTACTGAGTTCAAAGGAAATTCATCAAGTATTTAAGGACTCTGCCTAATAGAGGATATAAATGGGTACTTAGGAAGCCCATTTACTTTTCTGGATAGTCCACTGGCCCTGGACACATAAGCAGTATTTGCTGGCTGACAATCTGAGAACCAGCAATGAAAAATATGACTAATTTGTGATGCACTGGCCCTAATCTTACAGGATATTATGTATCTGTTTAATTACCAGCCTGCAAAAAGTGTCACAGATATCAGGAAAACTGATGATTtaagtatatttaaaatttgCAATACCAGAATAAGGAGGAGTAACAACACTTTTCATGCAACACACACCAACCCATCTAATTCTGACAAAAATGATGAACTCTAGAATCTCACAAAACCTTATATTAAGACTAAATTGTACCTTTCCGTTATATAAGATTCATGAACTTCCttgatttaaacaaaaatttacCCATACTACACAGTAGCAGAACTTTTTATAGCAAATGCAATTTTTGTATTCACTGCAATAATTTACACCTTAAAACATTATGATAGGCATACTGCAATCAGTTGTAGTCATGTATCACTTTGAGCCTACCTCAATTGGCACAAACTCCCTAATAAAGGTGACTCCATGTTCTTCCATATATTCACCAATTTTGTTTGCAATATCCTGGTCAAATCCTCTTAGGAGAATGGATCTCACCATTACAGTGACATGTAATCCAAGACCTGCAAGAAATCCTGCACATTCCAAGGCAACATAGGAAGCTCCAACCACCAGGGTTTTCCCTGGGCAGtaaggcagagagaaaagatcatcactggaaaataaaaaagaaaaaaaagaaaaaaatgagaggggaaaaagaaaagaaggttaGAGACAACCAGAAGAATATATTGTgctattttgtgttttgctaTATTGTGCTGTATTTCTGCTAAATTGTGCTGTATGTTAACTCCTTGCACAAGAATAGCATTGTATTCTTGTTCCTGCTCACTAAAACACTGAACTATTGATTTTGGAAACTGAGCTGGAATACAAGCTCAGCAcatgacaaattaaaaatttccaATTAGGACTGCACACAAAAATTAGAATATGAAAACAATGCATCACCACAAAAAAATTGggatgtttttggtttttaacagAAACTAAGGACAAATTGTTAAAATAAGGTAGGTTAaaataagggtttttttcctctgaatctTGCGCCAAATACTTTGGTGAAAACTATAGCTCCTGAGAGCTttaaggaagggaaagggattcagccttaaaagaaaaataccaccCTTACTTCTCTGAAGTCTTATCCTTTTACTAAAGCAAACCACAGTAAAAGGCAAAGATGGAGGTAcaaaattatggaaaatatgtttatttgcctgctttccatttctttcaacTGCTTCATCAAGCTGTGTCAGTTCTACCACACTTTGAACCTAGGCTATGAAATCAGGGCTTCTTAAGGAAGCAGGGACACATGGAGGCATCAAGCTTGCTAAGCAGAAACTTAGGCAGAGCTTTGCACTGCAGTTCTCCCTCAATTTAAATCTAAAATAAGTGCCTCTTTCTCAGCCAACAACTGCAGAGTCTAAATAAAGATGCTCTCTGCTAATGCTGTGGTGGAACAAAATGTGACTCTACAATAAACATTGCCCAGGTAACCCACTGTAGGTTACACAGACAGCCTCAATCTTACAGTCTTTAACTGGGGCATTCCTGGCTCTTCCAACTTAATGCTATTTTGAAGCATCACTTTATGGGTTATGTTATCTGTTACTTTTAATTTCACTACTACTTGATAGAAGGAAAATATACAATATATTGTTTTGGTTTCACAAGGATTATGTCAGTTACCTATTTAATTGCCACGGGTTTACAAGCATGTTATTCCAACCTCTGTTTCTACATTATGTAGCTTAAAAGTTACTCTgatataaaaacacattttgtttgCATATCACTTGCTTTTGGTCAAAATTGTGCTAGAATTGCTCTTACCAATTAATCAGACATTTGAAATGGGCTTTCCCAAAAGCTGAATTAATTTCACTGAATTAACGACTGACTTTCCCTAACAAAAAGttacaaaggaaagaaaaccatcGACCAGGCAGTCCAGGTCATGCTTCATCACCTTCTCTTAGAGATGGTGCATTTACACATGGTAAATGACTTCATACTTCTCCCCATTTTACCTGCTAATGCAGTATTCCTTGTCTCCAGGTATACCCAGATAGCGTGGTCGTTCACCAGTGGCAATGAGAAATCTCTGAGCGGTATATATATTCTCAACTCCTCTTTTATTTGTTGTCTGTGGACAAAATATTAGTCACAGAGTCATaaaatgatttgggttggaagggaccttaaagataatccTGTTCCAATCACCCTgaatgtgcagggacacctcccactagaccaggatgctcaaagccccatccaacctggccttgaacacatccaTGACTTCTCTGGGGAATTtgttccaatgcctcaccaccctcacacaaAAGAATTTCTTGCTGATGTTTAAACTAATTCTACCCCAATTTAAAGCCATCATCTCTTGCTgtatcactacatgcccttgcaaaaagtctctccccaggTTTCTTTTGggtccccttcaggtattggaaggccactttaaggtctccctggagcattctcttttccaggctgaaaaaccccaactttctcagactgtcttcataggagaggtgctccagagcAAAGTGAGTCAGTCCAAAGTGAGTATTTCACAGTtctaacacaggaaaaaatatcctaTTTGAAAAACATCTCTATTCAGAAAGTACTGCATACACTCCAGCAAACACTGTTAGGAGTACCTTAATTGTGTGTGGCCCAATAAATTCTCCATATGCATTCTCATACGTGACTTTCTTGTCTCTCAGTGCAACCCGATAGCCCCAGTTCAGTGAACTGATGTAATTCTGAACAGCCTCTGTCATGGTCATCCAGTTGTGTTTGactgagagaaacaaaagagaaaggtTCATCTTTCAGTCTGGGAGTTCTTTTTCTACAGCCAGCCTTGTATTCTCAGACAGGTATTTTTCATGGTCCAGTTACCACTTCCTTATTCCTTctttgtttcagggtaactcTACTGGAATTCAAAGAATGACAACAGTGTGGACAACACAAGAGGTCACAGTGGAATAGGTATAActtaaacatgaaaaatttagGCTTACTGCATTACTGATAGTTTTCTACAGACACATCCTGGGAGCAGGTGACACAGCTCTACAAATGAAGACTACACATCTCTGAGAGGTGCCTCTGCTGTTCCCCACTACAGCATTACATCCTAAGGAAATCCCAGTCCAATAACCATGCACATTAGAGCTAATACAAAGTAAAATTCATCTTCTTATACAGTAGTGACAAAAACTAAAGGAAACAATATCCTTGCCTGCAATTATGAGTAAGTTTTTAACAGGTGACATTCTAGGGTGTTACCTTAGATGTTGTGTTACCTTAGTACTATATTGCTTCTATTCACACAGCAATCTTTTCAAATACTAACATGATCAGGAGCTATCAATAAACAGATTAAACAATGCAAGGCAAGAAGCCCCATGGCTTTAGACTTGAAAAGTGCTTCAGCTTATGTGTAATCTCTCTGAAGTTGCCTCACATTGTTAAAGCCAGCTTAAGTGCAACAAGCAGCCAACTGTGAAAAGAATCTCCAGATCTTCagcaaaagtgagaaaactgcaaaaaatgttttccttctttacctTCCTCTGTAAACTCCCATCCAAATTTGCGTGAATCTTGCAAGGCTTGTCCCAGTAAAGCTGCCTGGTGCATCAGTTTTTTAGGTATACAGCCCACATTTACACATGTTCCTCCAAGACCTGAGGGAAAAGAGCAGAATGTATTTTTCACACTAGTGTCACTGATCTCAAAGGAGAATCAGTCTCTTTGTAAAGCTCCTTTAAAGCAAGTTTGCAGTGAGGAGAAATTTACCCCATGAATTTCCCAGAGGTGTAGGTATGACAAAGTCCAGCACCAAcactttcttttcatatttgGCAGCCTcctgcaaaataaattcaataaaacacatatttaaatattagaGGTTAAATCTGGAGGAGATGATAATATCACACATTGCTGAAAAGCTTTGTGACTTTTAATTATGCAATAATGAATGATTTGCAAGGGAAAAGACAGACAGTCATTAATCTTCTGAATTAATCTGTGTACTCAgtatgaaaaaaagatgaaaggaaaaaaataggcatTTATCCTGCTACACAACAGCATGGCACCAGCTGGTACACAGAAGACTCCGGGAGTCAAACCTCCTCTCTCGTCCATCCTGTCAGTTTGTTATCACTATTTCCCAACATGCCCCATTTACGtttaacatatttaagaaattcttcattaacCCAAGTTTTGCCTTCAAGGATGGGTTCTCAAACATTTGTTTGAAACCATACCACACAATGGCATAAGCAAGCATGTGGCCAAGTATTACAGGTGTGTTTATCCAATCTTCTTCCTTGAAGTAGGAGGGAACACTCAATTTTGAGAGCAATTTGTAGCTGTCAGGATCAGCTCCTGCTCTTCAAGTCAGTCAACCTATGGCAAGCTGACTTTACCATCAGGATGTACAGATGTCATCCAGATTAGAAAAGTGGTTTATTTCATTATACCTCACCTGAGAAGTTTAATTAGCAGATCTACAAGCAATGTATGCAAATGATACTGAGAACTGGAATTTCTATACTGATTCCATTAGTCCTTTTGTGCTTCTAATGAAAAAGGCAATATCAACAAGTGATGATTGGTACCAGAGAAAaacacttagaatcatagaatcatagaattggctgggttggaagggatctcagagatcattgagtccaacccttgaaccaccgttgcggttgcaagaccatggcactgagtgccacatccagtctctttttaaatatctccagacacggagaatccactacttccctgggcagcccattccaatgtctgatcactctctcagtaaagaaattctttctaatatccaacctaaacttcccctggcacaacttaagaccgtgccctcttgtcttgttgaaagtcgtctggcaaaagagcccaacccccccctggctacaccctcctttcagggagttgtagagagtgcACTTAAGCACTGCATAGCTGGGAAACAGCAATGAGAGATTCTGCCACAAGATTCAGCAAAATAACTTTGATACTTGGAGTAACCACAACTGTGCTGCATCACATGGTGCGTTCTTAGGCTTGTAAGCAATAACAACTATAGGCACAGGACATTACCCTAAGgccttgggtttggtttgggaggagctgggctgccttCAGCATTACGTTACCAGCAATACTTGTTAATCCAAAGAGTTCACAATCagaatttcaattttaaatgtAACTTCCTTCatgcaaaatacaaattatatttCAAACAACACAGGCTGTATATACACCTTTGAAAAATATTGATGCACTGGATTTCTGCTTCCAAATAAAAGTTCAAAGTTGGCCAAGAAGCTAACTTCTATCCATCAGAAGCACCTCTGAGAAAATTCCTCAGAAAGCTGCATATGGACTGAGATGAGTTATTAACATTCCTATATAATGACGCCTTTATATACAGCTCAAAAGAGCTGAAGAAGTGCTAACATATAGAATGTATGGATTCCCAAGCTTACACTCTGCTATATGGTCACATAATACCATGCAGTATAGTGTCACCACTGGGGTA contains the following coding sequences:
- the TXNRD1 gene encoding thioredoxin reductase 1, cytoplasmic; this translates as MEMNAGTSVPHSYNYDLIVIGGGSGGLAAAKEAAKYEKKVLVLDFVIPTPLGNSWGLGGTCVNVGCIPKKLMHQAALLGQALQDSRKFGWEFTEEVKHNWMTMTEAVQNYISSLNWGYRVALRDKKVTYENAYGEFIGPHTIKTTNKRGVENIYTAQRFLIATGERPRYLGIPGDKEYCISSDDLFSLPYCPGKTLVVGASYVALECAGFLAGLGLHVTVMVRSILLRGFDQDIANKIGEYMEEHGVTFIREFVPIEVKQVAEGSPGILKVVAKSTKEDTIIEGEYNTVLLAIGRDACTRRIGLDKVGVKINEKTGKIPVNDQEQTNVPYIYAVGDILQDKLELTPVAIQAGRLLVQRLYGGATRKCDYVNVPTTVFTPLEYGACGYSEETAMEKFGEENIEVYHSHFWPLEWTVPSRDNNKCYAKIICNIPDNERVIGFHVLGPNAGEITQGFAAAMKCGVTKEQLDSTIGIHPVCAEIFTTLSVTKRSGESILSSGC